The DNA region ATGGTGAAGCTCTGGCTGATCTTGGATACGTCACCGGACAGCAGCAATGCCGGAGTCTGGCTCAGACGCAGATCGAGCGTCTTGATGGTGGCCTGTTCCAGGTCCGGGTCCCACAACGTCACCTTCTTGCCGTCGGAGACCACGGTTTGCTCAGCCGGCGCATTGGTGTGCCAGTAAAACAAGCCAGGACGCTGCAAGGACATTTCACCCGCGGTTTCCTGCAACTGGGTGCCGCTGCCGTCGAGGGTCAGCTGAGAGAAATGCGCGGACAGGGTCTGGGATTTTTCCAGCAATTGGGTCAGACGCGCCACGTCCTTGTCATCGGCGTGGGCCGAGAGCGTGGTCAAAGCCAAAACCGGCAGCAACAGCATGCGGATAAGACGCATGGGAGTCCTCATAACATTCGTGGGGGTGCGATGGCGCGTCATTGCGCCATCGCGTTTCAATCAATTCAGTCGCGTACCGGGCCCGGGGCCAGGACCTCACGCGAACCGTTGGTATTCATGGACGTCACGACCCCGGCCATTTCCATGGCTTCGATCATGCGTGCGGCGCGGTTGTAGCCGATTTTCAGCTTGCGCTGAACCGCAGAGATGGACGCACGACGACTTTCCAGTACGAACTGCACCGCTTCGTCGTAGAGCGCATCGGATTCACTGTCTTCATCGCCACCGCTGCCGCCTTCAAAACCGCTACCCGGCTCTTCGACACCGGCGAGAATCTCGTCGTTGTATTCCGGCGCGCCGCGCAGTTTCCAGGCTTCGACCACCCGGTGAACTTCATCATCGGACACAAAGGCGCCGTGGACGCGAATCGGCAGACTGGTGCCCGGCGGCATGTAGAGCATGTCACCGTGGCCCAGCAGTTGTTCGGCGCCGCCCTGATCGATGATGGTCCGGGAGTCGATCTTGCTCGACACCTGGAACGCCATACGCGTCGGAATGTTGGCCTTGATCAGACCGGTGATCACATCAACCGACGGCCGCTGGGTCGCGAGGATCAAGTGGATACCGGCTGCACGGGCCTTCTGGGCGATACGGGCGATCAGTTCTTCAACCTTCTTGCCGACGATCATCATCATGTCGGCGAATTCGTCCACCACCACGACAATCGTCGGCAGCTTGGTCAGCAGCGGCGCTTCGTCGTGAATGCTTTCGCGCTTGTACAACGGATCAGTCAACGGCGTACCGGCGTCCTG from Pseudomonas sp. ACM7 includes:
- the lolA gene encoding outer membrane lipoprotein chaperone LolA, giving the protein MRLIRMLLLPVLALTTLSAHADDKDVARLTQLLEKSQTLSAHFSQLTLDGSGTQLQETAGEMSLQRPGLFYWHTNAPAEQTVVSDGKKVTLWDPDLEQATIKTLDLRLSQTPALLLSGDVSKISQSFTISAKEAGGVIDFTLKPKTKDTLFDSLRLSFRNGLVNDMQMIDSVGQRTNILFTGVKANEPIPASKFKFDIPKGADVIQE